The stretch of DNA CTGCCCCCCCGCTCAGCCCAGAGCTTCacctcctccccttctcctgGGTCTTCTTGCCCTGTTCAAAGAGCGCAGCCTCGTTGAAGGAGACGCGCCGGGcagtggaggagctggaggacagGAAGCGCTCGCTCTCCGCATCCCGGTAGCTGGAGGACGACAGGCACTCGGGGTCCTCTGCTTTGCCGGTGATATCTGCAGAGAAGGGGGTCAGCAACCAGCCCCCCCCGCCACCGTGGTGCACCCCAGCTTCCCCAGCTGAGGCTTGGCAAACTTGATGCACTCATGGCCTCAATGCCAGCCCGGAATTCCCTGCTGCCGGCTGCCAGtcctgctccacagccagggatggacaaTGGAGGGCACAGGGGGTGTGTGGTGGTCACTgcagcggggccgggggctgcACCTTGGCAGGGGAGGGCCCAGGATCTGCCCCAACCCCTCCCTGGAACCTGGGACGCAGCTGGGGGGGGTCAGCGCAGCACTCGGGTCACTCACCCTGCGCCTGCTGCGAGTCATCCAGGTAAGTGGTGTTGGTTTTCTCGGGGTCATCGCTGGCTCTGCGGGGGGAGCAGGGTCAGAGGCGCCCCCCGACCCTCCTCGCGGTGCCACACACCCCAGGCACAGCGGCGTCACCCCTCGCCCACCTGGAGTGCCGGCGGTCGGCCTCGCAGCAGCGGCGGCAGATGATCAGGATGCCCGAGAGCAGGACCAGAGTGCCCCCGATGAAGATGGAGAGCAGGGCGAGGAGCAGCACGTACCCATCCTGAGGGGACACCTCGCCGGGCACCGCCTGCCCGGGGCCGAGGAGCTGAGCCGCGGGGACGCGCTGGGGGAGACCCTGgcccaccccaaacctgcccccGCCGCGCTGACGCCAGCGCTGCTCCCCAGAGCCGCCGCGCCACCCCCCGCCGCCCCCGGGCCCTGCTGCACCAAGGCAACGGCAGccggggggggcccccccccccccccccccccccccccccccccccccccccccccccccccccccccccccccccccccccccccccccccccccccccccccccccccccccccccccccccccccccccccccccccccccccccccccccccccccccccccccccccccccccccccccccccccccccccccccccccccccccccccccccccccccccccccccccccccccccccccccccccccccccccccccccccccccccccccccccccccccccccccccccccccccccccccccccccccccccccggcagccgGGGGGGGCTGAGCCGCCCGCAGCCCCCGCGCCGAACGGGAGAGGGAACGGGgttggggatggggacagcgacaggacccccagccctgccccaccgCGGGGGTCGGTGCTCGTTCCCCTGCCCGCGGGAGAGAGGCTGATCcggcagcagcccccaggcccCTGGacccccagcagccagagcGTCCCAGCGGTGCGCAGGGCACCGAGAGCTGTCACCCgctcccagcactggcagagcagggggtgaCAGCGGGGCTGCTGCCGTCCCCAGCCGAGCGGAGACGCAAGCCCCACGGCAGCCACGAGAACCCCACAGCTCCCAACATGCATCCCCCCTCCCGCGGGACCCCGAGGCTGGCGGCGTGGGGAGGGGCGGCagagacaggcagggacaggcaggactCACCGTGGCGCTCTCGGTCGCGTTGTCCCAGGGTGTTGGGTCATCGCTCATGGTCTGTCCCGGCCCGAGCGTGTCCTGGGGCGGGGGGAGACagagggaccccccccccccccccccccccccccccccccccccccccccccccccccccccccccccccccccccccccccccccccccccccccccccccccccccccccccccccccccccccccccccccccccccccccccccccccccccccccccccccccccccccccccccccccccccccccccccccccccccccccccccccccccccccgggggctcCCGGCAGGGACGGGGGGCAGGTGGCCGCCCCGCAGCTCGTGGCGTGGGTGTCGCCGGAGCACGACGGGTGACGCTCGTGAGTCATCCCGAGAGCGGCTCCGTCACCGGGCTGTCCGCGCGGGGGGGACACCgggggggccgggccgggctccTGAGCACCGAGAGCCGCCGGGACAGGGGTCCCACTGCCCTCCGCGGAATCGGCCCTGCGGCCTTTGGGGACCCGGGGGGGGGACCTCGTCACCCTCCCGCTTATCCGGCCCTTGCCGGGGGCTGCCGAGCTCCAGCTCCCGTGTGccccctccctgtgtcccctccgtgtgtccccaggctgctgaaggggctgagcctgagCTGGGTGGGCGATGCTGTGTCGGGGACCCCCGGAGCGGGCAGGGGTGGGCACTTGGAAGCCGCTCAGAATTAGGTCAGTGAAAAATGTGAATGGAGCCCGTGAAGGGGTGGGGACTGTCACTcgtggggacagagcaggggtgGCGGTGTCGCAGCTGGCAATGAGGGACGGTGATGGCTGAGGGCAGCGCTGTCACAGGTCGGGGTACCAATCCCTTGGAGGGACATTGGGGTGTTGGGGGCATCCTGAGGACGAGAACCCCCTGCCCACACCGGCCCTTGGGCATCTCCAAGCTGGTGGGATGCAGCACGAGATGATGGGACCCATCCTGCGACCCCCAAGAAAGGGTAAGGGGGTGTGGGCAGCCCCGCTTCCGACCACATGGGGGGACCCCGGGCGAGGGGATGGGGCGCCCCACGGGCGGGATCCCTGTGGGGCACCCTCAGGCCCGAGCCgaggggagcgggggggggccgccccccccccccccccccccccccccccccccccccccccccccccccccccccccccccccccccccccccccccccccccccccccccccccccccccccccccccccccccccccccccccccccccccccccccccccccccccccccccccccccccccccccccccccccccccccccccccccccccccccccccccccccccccccccccccccccccccccccccccccccccccccccccccccccccccccccccccccccccccccccccccccccccccccccccccccccccccccccccccccccccccccccccccccccccccccccccccccccccccccccccccccccccccccccccccccccccccccccccccccccccccccccccccccccccccccccccccccccccccccccccccccccccccccccccccccccccccccccccccccccccccccccccccccccccccccccccccccccccccccccccccccccccccccccccccccccccccccccccccccccccccccccccccccccccccccccccccccccccccccccccccccccccccccccccccccccccccccccccccccccccccccccccccccccccccccccccccccccccccccccccccccccccccccccccccccccccccccccccccccccccccccccccccccccccccccccccccccccccccccccccccccccccccgctggtGCCGCGCCTCCGCACGTGGGAAGGGGTGCGGGGGGCGGGCCGGGGCTGCGCCCCACGCGTGTGTGAGACCCACGGGGTCcggctggccccccccccccccccccccccccccccccccccccccccccccccccccccccccccccccccccacatcccTGACTGCAGCCCCGCGCCCGGTGACGGGGATGCAGTCAGGGATGTGGGGCGgggatgggatggaggcagggatgcaggatgcaggcagggatgcgggatgcaggcaggaatgtggggcagggatggagacagggaTGTAGGATGCGCGATGAGGGATGCGGACAGGGATGTGGGTCACGGGTAAGggatgcaggcagagctgatgACAGGGCTGGTGACAGCGAGGCAGGAGCCACCGGGACCTCCACGCGCGGCAGGGCGTGATGGTCTCCCCCTCGGCCGGGTCGGCTCCCTGTGTCGCGATAGGGGCTGTCGCGAGGCGGCGGAGCCAGACACTCACCTACAACCGAGACCGGGGCTCCATCGCCGCCGCTGCGCTCGGTGCGGCGGGGCGGCCCCGGGATTTATGAATGAACCGGAGCCGCCCCCGCGCGGCGCGGGCGTCAcgtggggacaggggctgccccagccccagccctgcctgcaccagccctgcctgtcccgGCCGgaccccctgctcccctgcctgccccacagTCCTGCCCCTAACTCCTGCCTTCGCTCTCCCCGTGCCCCTGCCTGCACCTCTGCCTGTACCCCTGCTTTTATTCGTGTCTGCCCCAGCCCTGACTGCACCTGTCTGCCCCAGCCCTGACTACAGCGCTgcctgttccagccctgcctgcgCTCCTGcttgcatccctgcctgcatccctgcctgcaccagccctgcctccatccctgccctcacACCTGCCTGCACCAGTCCTGCCTGCATCACCCCtacctgcatccctgcctgcaccagTGCTTCTTGTatatccctgcctgcatccctgcctgcatccctgcctgtacccctgcctgcatccctgtctCATCTCCctgtctccccccccccccccccccccccccccggggcccGGCCGGACCGGGGGCCGGAGGTGCGGCGGTCCCTCGGTGCGGAGGCGGAGCGGAGCCCCCCCCGCCCAGCACCACGGCGCTCGGCAGCTCGGCGGGAGAGACTACAACTCCCATAAGGCCAGGCGGTGCATCGTGACGCTTTTCCTCCGCGGGGCGGCGCGTGGGGCGCGCCGGGAGCTGTGGTCCTGTGCCGTCCCGGCCTgccccgcgccccccccccccccccccccccccccccccccccccccccccccccccccccccccccccccccccccccccccccccccccccccccccccccccccccccccccccccccccccccccccccccccccccccccccccccccccccccccccccccccccccccccccccccccccccccccccccccccccccccccccccccccccccccccccccccccccccccccccccccccccccccccccccccccccccccccccccccccccccccccccccccccccccccccccccccccccccccccccccccccccccccccccccccccccccccccccccccccccccccccccccccccccccccccccccccccccccccccccccccccccccccccccccccccccccccccccccccccccccccccccccccccccccccccccccccccccccccccccccccccccccccccccccccccccccccccccccccccccccccccccccccccccccccccccccccccccccccccccccccccccccccccccccccccccccccccccccccccccccccccccccccccccccccccccccccccccccccccccccccccccccccccccccccccccccccccccccccccccccccccccccccccccccccccccccccccccccccccccccccccccccccccccccccccccccccccccgcggcgggACGCGGCCCGTCCGCGCCCAGCGGGGCCGCCGCTGGCCCCGGGGCAGGgcgctggggacagggacagcccggcAGCGTGGGCCGCAGCGGGGACGGCGGCTCAGGGCTCCCCACGCGCTTCCCAGGCTGCGCCGGCGCCTCTCGCCCACTCCCGACTCCGTGTCTCCATGTGCCGCCTCCCTGCCGtgcctctgggagctgggaacgCTTCCCCGCTGCCTTTGCCAGGAGCTCTCCTCTGGAGCTCCCACCCTGTTCAGgtgcagcctgtcctgggcacacctgggcgTGCTGAacctgccaggagctggcagctgggctgctccctcGGGatgggctcttccctgggctctccaTGCCTCCATCCCTGGTGACTGTGCCCCCTTGCCCTCTTCATCCAGGTGTTTTACGACGGTGCCAACGTGAAGCAGGTGGATGTGCCCACGCTGACCGGCTCCTTTGGCATCCTGGCATCCCACGTCCCCACGCTGCAGGTGCTGCGGCCGGGCGTTGTCACAGTCCACGCCGAGGATGGCACGGCCACCAAGTACTTTGGTGAgcaaggcaggaggagctggggaggaaaggTGTGCTTGGGGATGGTGTTCTTGGCACTTTCACAAGGCTCTGCCCATCCAGGTGTGGCCTGGTGCGCTTCCAGGgatttctgctttcccagcctgccaggagctgctggaagctgctctgggagctgtgggctggggtCAGGTCTTGCTTCTGCCCAGGCTGTGTGGgaacagctgctccagcttgcTTTGGGGTGGCAGCTGAGTCCCTGAATGCTCGAAATGTGGCAGGAGGGGGCTGAGGGTTTGTTTTGGAAAGGATggtggggatggcagggctgagcccctctggcagccctggctgacCCGCCCCGTGTTGTGCCTCGCAGTGAGCAGCGGCTCTGTCACTGTCCACGCCGACTCCTCGGtgcaggtgctggcagaggaggcagTGACCATGGACATGCTGGATCTGGCTGTGAGTACCCAGAGATTTCACAGCACTGGGCTCCCTCCCTGGTGGGGATTTGTCCCCCTTCTGTGCTCTGGGGTCCTTGTCTTTGGAGCttcctgtgcccagagcccagcgTTGTGCCTGCACCCTCACTACATGTTGGGATTAGAGGTTTGGGGCTTTTCCTTGGTGAGCTCTTTGGAGAGAGGGAGCTCTGCACTCGTAAATCTCCGTACTGTTTCCCACTCCTTGGACAGACACTGACCTTGTCCTCACCTCCAGAATAGCTTTTCCCTGCTGATAAGGTGTctggggccagcacagctgtgtctgTAGCTCTGTGGGGCTCCCAAGTCAGTGGGTCCTTGGCATCCATATGAAGGACcagtggctgcaggggagggagggagagagggagggagggagggaaggacagTCCCCTCTCCTGCAGTGTCTCCCAATGACACACATTCTTTGTGCCCTCGTGTCCAGACTGCAAAATCCAACCTGGAGAAAGCTGTGTCAGAGATGGCAGCAGCGTCCGATGAAGCTGCTAAAGCAGAAGCTCAGATTAAAGTAGAAGCTAATGAAGCCCTGGTAAAGGCTCTGGAGTAAATCCAGGTGAGGttcacctgcagcctggctgagaATCCAGACCTGCTCTACGGCCTGCTGGGGTGGGCAAGGGGATCTGCCTTGCTCTTGGGGAGCAGTGACCACAGCTGTTCCTTGCCAGGGTCAGGCTTCAGCTCTGGGGGGCTCATGGGGGTCCtcagctcagagccagcctggggctgggctgggctgtagCACTCTGGGGTCCAacccagctgtgacactggAATTCAGCCCTGACAAGGGTGGtgctgggacagactgggagcTGTGGTTACTGCTGGGGCCTCGCTGGCCCCACGGGGACTGGCCATACCTGGGGTCAGctcaggggcagaggggagacTCTGGGCcccacagggagagcagcatgTGATCTCTGCCCCACGTGCTCCCACTAAAGACAAACAGCTTCAGTCTCAGGGGAGGTGAGGCCAGGCTCTTACCTTGTGGCCTctttgctctgccctgcacagactGTGCCttatcccttcccttcccacgtgctggcagctgggaactgcagcagcgtgtgctgtgcagggctgtgagtCACTGACAGCCTCCAAAGGCTCAGCCCCTGATCTCTGGTCCGGGTGCTCTTTGGTCCTAGAGAGCTGGTGGCTCGTGTTTACTCACTGCAGTTGAGCAGCTGGAGTGGGGCCAAGCCCTGGGCTTGGGATCCTTGGCCCAGCCAAGCCCACCCCATTCTAACCCGACCCCACTTTGTGTTTTGCAGGAATCCCACTGTGGATGCAGAactcccagcctgtccctgttctGCTCCCCAGGATGTACAGATGGAACGGGACAAATGGAGGTGGAGAAATGGTTCTGAtcaattaaaaggaaatgtgaCCCCCTCTTGTGGCACCTCGCCTTCTTCCCAGGCAGCGATTGCAGCTGGAGCCGGGAGCagttcccagctcctgccccaagGCAGATTCACCCTGGGAAGGGgtcaccagcactgccctggggtTTGGCTGGGCATGCCCAGGGGAGACTCACCCCCAGGAGGTTCATCACCATCAGACAGGTTTATaatcccctccctgtgctccagccacCTCCATCTCCAGCAGCCACTTGGACAGCAggatttcagcagcacaggaggagcacGGCTCTGTTCCAGAGCTGTCCcgtgccagctccctgccccagcactggctcTGCCTCAGCCTCCTGGCTGCAGCGCTGCAGGAATCCACGTTGGCACGGCACAGTGCTTCCCACAGctggacagcagctgctgggctctgccccacCCTGCTACTGCCAGTGGcacttcccctgctcctgcagatggGCTTGGTGTGGAGAGGAAAGCAGATGCTGTGCATGGTGGGAATCTTTCCTGCTTCTGTTCGTGCTGAGgatggctggagctgctctgctgagcttgGTCCTCGCTGGGTCCCCCGTCTGAGGAGAGCACCCGGGGTTCCTCAGGGCTCCTcacagcccagggaagcaggaagggCTCGCTGGGCTGTGGCACCGCTGGGAAGGGGCGGGTTTGGGCGAGGGGAcggctctgcctgtgccaggcaTCCGGGATGTgtgtcctgcagcaccagctgctgccgGGCCCCTCACTCCGTGCCACCCTCCCACGCCTTCCCAGAGGGATTTCGGGTTTCCACTGCTGCGCGGAGCTTCCATCCCTTCCTCTGCGTGGCTCTaatccccttttccctgcagtgttCCAGCCGGGGAAGGTGCGTTGGCTGCCTGTGAGGTCAGCGCTGGCCTCCCGCGGGCCCCGcgcagctcccagagcagggcacgGCTATTTTCAGCGCTGCCACCCAGGATGTAATCTTGGCTGCCTCCTCTTCTCACCgccacctcctccccctcctctcgCTCACTCTGTCTTTCTCTCCCCCCGCTTCACAAGTGATCAAAAATAGAGCCCGTGGTGTTAAATTTCTCACTCTGTGGCTTATTAAAAGCCTCCGAGTGCCTGACGCGGAGCCTATTTGAAGCTCAGCCGacttccagctcctgagctTGCTCCAGtgtcttttccccttcccctctcattttttttttttttttttttttttttttccttaaaggtCACGCTTTGCACCGAGCATGAGCAAAGCTTCAGAGTCAGAGCTGTGCTAATTAAAACATCTTGGGAATTACTGGGGCCGGCCggctcccttccctctcccgctgcccctctgtgtccccagctgctaTTCCGGCTGcgtgagctttttttttttttttttttttttcccttaaaggTCACAGCTATTCCGGCTGCGTGAGCCTCCCCCGGCACACGCAGCCGCGCTGACGGAAGGTGGCTGCCTTGGGTTTTTCATCTAATGGAAGAGCGTTGGCGAGGCCGGGAAGCTGGGGAAACGGCCAGCTGCTATTTTTAGGACGGGGGAAAAAAGTGTCTCCGTCAGCGTCCTCTCACCAG from Ficedula albicollis isolate OC2 chromosome 28, FicAlb1.5, whole genome shotgun sequence encodes:
- the ATP5D gene encoding ATP synthase subunit delta, mitochondrial; translated protein: MVSPSAGSAPCVAIGAVARRRSQTLTYNRDRGSIAAAALGLCPLALFIQVFYDGANVKQVDVPTLTGSFGILASHVPTLQVLRPGVVTVHAEDGTATKYFVSSGSVTVHADSSVQVLAEEAVTMDMLDLATAKSNLEKAVSEMAAASDEAAKAEAQIKVEANEALVKALE